A genomic window from Bordetella genomosp. 9 includes:
- a CDS encoding branched-chain amino acid ABC transporter permease has protein sequence MTASVFLIQCLNAVQYGLLLFLVASGLTLIFGIMGIINLAHGSFYMAGAYMAFSLGPWIDRTTGGGLLLTIAACVVLAAVLGYLLELAFFSFLYRREHLQQVLMTYGLILVFEEARAILAGNDVHGVPIPGWLQGGIPLGDVMTYPVYRLFISAVGAAVALLLYAVLTRTRIGMMVRAGASNREMIASLGVDINRLYRLVFAGGVALAALAGAIAAPVSSVYPGMGNGVLIACFVVVVIGGIGSIRGAFVAAMLVGFVDTFGQVFFPAAAGVLVYVLMALVLLCRPEGLFKQG, from the coding sequence ATGACCGCGTCCGTCTTCCTGATCCAGTGCCTGAACGCCGTGCAGTACGGCCTGTTGCTGTTCCTGGTGGCCAGCGGGCTGACGCTGATCTTCGGCATCATGGGCATCATCAACCTGGCGCATGGCAGCTTCTACATGGCGGGCGCGTACATGGCCTTCTCCCTGGGCCCCTGGATAGACAGGACGACGGGCGGCGGGCTGCTGCTGACCATTGCGGCCTGCGTGGTGCTGGCCGCGGTGCTGGGCTACCTGCTGGAGCTGGCTTTCTTCAGCTTCCTGTACCGGCGCGAGCACCTGCAGCAGGTATTGATGACCTACGGCCTGATCCTGGTGTTCGAGGAAGCGCGCGCCATCCTGGCGGGCAACGACGTGCACGGCGTGCCCATCCCCGGCTGGCTGCAAGGCGGCATCCCGCTGGGTGACGTGATGACCTATCCGGTCTACCGGCTCTTCATCTCGGCCGTCGGCGCGGCGGTCGCGCTGCTGCTCTACGCGGTCCTGACGCGCACCCGTATCGGCATGATGGTGCGGGCCGGCGCCAGCAACCGCGAAATGATCGCGTCGCTGGGCGTGGACATCAACCGCCTGTACCGCCTGGTGTTCGCCGGCGGCGTGGCCCTGGCGGCGCTGGCGGGCGCGATCGCCGCGCCGGTGTCGTCCGTGTATCCGGGCATGGGCAATGGCGTGCTGATCGCCTGTTTCGTGGTGGTGGTGATCGGCGGCATCGGCTCCATCCGCGGCGCCTTCGTCGCGGCCATGCTGGTGGGCTTCGTCGATACTTTCGGCCAGGTGTTCTTTCCGGCGGCCGCGGGCGTGCTGGTGTATGTGTTGATGGCCCTGGTCCTGCTGTGCAGA